Proteins from a single region of Ensifer adhaerens:
- the parE gene encoding DNA topoisomerase IV subunit B has translation MDDNSDLFSMPEQPKPVQPSAKPAVPAAPVAREEPRPAPKGSDGSDYDASAIEVLEGLEPVRRRPGMYIGGTDEKALHHLFAEVIDNSMDEAVAGHANFIEVNLDADGFLTVTDNGRGIPVENHPKFPGKSTLEVVMTVLHAGGKFDGKAYETSGGLHGVGVSVVNALSDALEVEVARNRKLYRQRFSRGIPQGGLEELGDVHNRRGTRVRFHPDPDIFGPHAHFEPGRLFRMARSKAYLFGGVEIRWSCDPSLLQEGSEIPDKAVFHFPGGLKDYLAATLGKEFTVTREIFAGKSEKANGHGSLEWAVTWYGGDQQVHSYCNTIPTPEGGTHEAGFRIALTKGLKNYAELTQNKRAAIITTDDVMISAAGMLSVFIREPEFVGQTKDKLATVEAQRIVENALRDPFDHYLADNPGEAAKLLDWVVERAEERVRRRKEKEVNRKTAVRKLRLPGKLADCSQNTAEGAELFIVEGDSAGGSAKQARNRANQAILPLRGKILNVASAGREKLSANQQITDLIQALGCGTRSKYREEDLRYERIVVMTDADVDGAHIASLLITFFYQEMPELIRGGHLYLAVPPLYRISQGSKTLYARDDAHREELMRTEFSGRGKVEIGRFKGLGEMLPAQLKETTMDPKFRTLLKVEIDEIDFEGTREAVDNLMGTKADARFRFIQERAVFAENLDI, from the coding sequence ATGGACGACAACAGCGACCTCTTTTCAATGCCCGAGCAACCTAAGCCCGTACAGCCGAGCGCCAAGCCAGCTGTGCCAGCGGCACCCGTCGCGCGTGAAGAACCGCGCCCTGCCCCGAAAGGCAGCGACGGAAGCGACTATGATGCTTCGGCGATCGAGGTGCTCGAGGGGTTGGAGCCGGTCCGTCGTCGCCCGGGCATGTATATCGGCGGCACCGACGAGAAGGCGCTGCACCATCTTTTTGCCGAAGTCATCGACAACTCGATGGACGAAGCGGTCGCCGGCCACGCGAACTTCATCGAGGTCAATCTCGACGCGGACGGCTTCCTGACGGTGACCGACAACGGCCGTGGCATCCCGGTCGAGAACCATCCGAAATTCCCGGGAAAGTCGACGCTCGAAGTCGTCATGACCGTGCTGCATGCCGGCGGTAAGTTCGACGGCAAGGCATATGAGACGTCGGGCGGTCTGCATGGCGTGGGTGTTTCCGTCGTCAATGCGCTCTCCGATGCGCTCGAAGTCGAGGTCGCGCGTAACCGCAAGCTCTATCGCCAGCGCTTCTCCCGCGGCATTCCGCAGGGCGGGCTCGAAGAACTTGGCGACGTGCACAACCGCCGCGGCACGCGCGTTCGCTTCCATCCGGACCCGGATATCTTCGGGCCGCACGCCCATTTCGAGCCCGGGCGGTTGTTCCGCATGGCGCGCTCGAAGGCCTATCTCTTCGGCGGCGTCGAAATCCGCTGGTCCTGCGATCCGTCGCTCCTGCAAGAAGGCTCGGAGATCCCGGACAAGGCGGTCTTCCACTTCCCGGGCGGTCTGAAGGACTATCTGGCCGCAACCCTCGGCAAGGAGTTCACCGTCACCCGCGAAATCTTCGCCGGCAAGTCGGAGAAGGCAAACGGCCACGGCTCGCTCGAATGGGCAGTCACCTGGTATGGCGGCGACCAGCAGGTCCATTCCTACTGCAATACCATCCCGACGCCCGAGGGCGGAACGCATGAGGCGGGCTTCCGCATCGCGCTGACCAAGGGCCTGAAGAACTACGCCGAGCTGACGCAAAACAAGCGGGCGGCGATCATCACCACCGACGACGTGATGATTTCGGCGGCGGGCATGCTGTCGGTCTTCATCCGCGAACCCGAATTCGTCGGCCAGACGAAGGACAAGCTCGCCACGGTCGAGGCGCAGCGCATCGTCGAAAACGCGCTGCGCGACCCCTTCGACCATTACCTTGCCGACAATCCGGGAGAAGCTGCCAAGCTGCTTGACTGGGTGGTCGAACGCGCCGAAGAGCGCGTACGCCGGCGCAAGGAAAAGGAAGTCAACCGCAAGACGGCGGTGCGCAAGCTGCGCCTGCCGGGCAAGCTTGCCGATTGCTCTCAGAACACCGCAGAAGGCGCCGAACTCTTCATCGTCGAAGGGGATTCGGCAGGCGGCTCGGCGAAGCAGGCACGCAACCGCGCCAACCAGGCGATCCTCCCGCTCCGAGGCAAGATCCTCAACGTCGCGAGCGCGGGCCGCGAAAAGCTCAGCGCCAACCAGCAGATCACCGACCTCATTCAGGCACTTGGCTGCGGCACACGCAGCAAGTACCGCGAAGAGGATTTGCGCTACGAGCGCATCGTCGTCATGACCGACGCCGACGTCGACGGCGCGCATATTGCCTCGCTGCTCATCACCTTCTTCTATCAGGAGATGCCTGAACTGATCCGCGGCGGCCACCTCTATCTCGCCGTACCGCCGCTCTACCGCATCAGCCAGGGCTCGAAGACCCTCTATGCCCGCGACGACGCCCACCGCGAAGAGTTGATGCGCACCGAGTTCTCCGGTCGCGGCAAGGTCGAGATCGGCCGGTTCAAAGGTCTTGGCGAGATGCTGCCAGCGCAGCTCAAGGAAACGACGATGGACCCGAAGTTCCGCACGTTGCTCAAGGTGGAGATCGACGAGATCGATTTCGAGGGCACGCGCGAGGCGGTGGACAATCTCATGGGAACGAAGGCCGACGCCCGCTTCCGCTTCATCCAGGAACGCGCGGTGTTCGCCGAGAACCTGGACATCTGA
- a CDS encoding alpha/beta hydrolase — MSTIVFPFRRLLLAVAFVSAASVAQAQALKPFKDELFSYGRVLQQNDGGDDLTVDYQELRDINERDEIPERRVKRAYVSLGVKSEQVNETLDIGGRSLDVTRVGPDRGAAFTVIFIHGRGGDRRLGTNDFSFGGNFNRLKNLAVANGGVYYAPSVRSFDTAGAADIAGLVKQVSERSGGRPVVLACASMGSFICWGVSRDASAVAALGGMMVMGGVSDPDFTKSAAYKAKLPMFFSHGSRDSVYPAENQKALYRSLKAQGYPTRFVLFETGSHGTPVRMTDWRDALNWIGRH; from the coding sequence GTGTCCACAATTGTTTTTCCGTTTCGTCGGCTTTTGCTGGCCGTTGCCTTCGTCTCCGCGGCTTCCGTCGCCCAGGCGCAGGCGCTGAAGCCCTTCAAGGACGAACTCTTCTCCTATGGCAGGGTGCTGCAGCAGAATGATGGCGGCGATGATCTGACCGTCGACTATCAGGAATTGCGCGACATCAACGAGCGCGACGAAATCCCGGAACGTCGCGTCAAGCGCGCCTATGTTTCGCTGGGCGTCAAGAGCGAGCAGGTCAACGAGACGCTCGACATTGGCGGCCGCTCGCTCGATGTCACCCGTGTCGGCCCGGACCGCGGCGCTGCTTTCACGGTGATCTTCATCCACGGACGCGGCGGCGATCGCCGGCTCGGCACCAACGATTTTTCCTTCGGCGGCAATTTCAACCGGCTGAAGAACCTCGCCGTCGCCAACGGCGGCGTCTACTACGCGCCGAGCGTCCGTTCCTTCGACACGGCAGGTGCTGCGGATATCGCCGGCCTGGTCAAGCAGGTCTCCGAGCGTTCGGGCGGTCGCCCCGTCGTGCTGGCCTGCGCATCGATGGGAAGTTTTATCTGCTGGGGCGTCTCACGCGATGCATCTGCCGTTGCAGCACTCGGCGGCATGATGGTGATGGGCGGTGTCAGCGACCCCGATTTCACGAAAAGCGCCGCCTACAAGGCCAAACTGCCCATGTTCTTCAGCCATGGCAGCCGCGACAGCGTCTACCCGGCGGAGAACCAGAAGGCGCTTTATCGCTCGTTGAAGGCTCAAGGCTACCCGACACGCTTCGTCCTCTTCGAAACGGGCTCGCACGGCACCCCAGTGCGGATGACCGATTGGCGCGATGCGTTGAACTGGATCGGTCGCCACTGA
- a CDS encoding UbiA family prenyltransferase, whose amino-acid sequence MDARTETRHIPLCVDLDGTLLAADTLWEGAAIILLRNPLMLFPMLFWLAKGKARLKHEVALRSGRKAQDWPYRQAVIDRLAAEKKTGRELVLVTGAAPSVARDVADHVGLFSLVMHSTDALNLTSSRKRQALVDRFGDGAFDYMGNSRDDIAVFEVARRAIVVAPDSAAEKWRRNHDAERLDTGKVSMLAPLKSIRVHQWAKNVLIGVPMILNHEVLHFDAIVSVIIAFFAFSFLASAVYVINDLSDLSNDRRHAKKRHRPLASGQMSVPTALIFAGCLVLASLSLTLLLPWKFAGVLAFYACATTAYTFVLKRKLLVDVFTLAGLYTTRIVAGAAATGTELSFWLVSFAIFFFLSLALVKRYVELHEFDDKDGGNVPGRGYLAVDFEMVGQAGVASAFTSALVLALYVHSKELQEMYTTPWALWPLCPLVLYMLLRIWMLARRGMLHEDPVVFIMRDWRSQLTMLVGALLILFGAIGPQ is encoded by the coding sequence ATGGACGCGCGCACCGAGACACGGCACATTCCGCTGTGTGTGGATCTGGACGGTACTTTGTTGGCCGCCGATACGCTGTGGGAAGGCGCTGCGATCATTCTCCTGCGCAATCCGCTGATGCTCTTTCCCATGCTGTTCTGGCTCGCGAAGGGCAAGGCGCGGCTGAAGCATGAGGTAGCCTTGCGCTCCGGCCGCAAGGCTCAGGACTGGCCTTACCGGCAGGCGGTCATTGACCGGCTGGCCGCTGAAAAGAAGACGGGTCGCGAGCTCGTCCTCGTCACGGGTGCGGCGCCGTCGGTCGCCAGAGACGTTGCCGATCATGTCGGACTTTTTTCGTTGGTCATGCATTCGACCGATGCGCTCAACCTGACGAGCAGCCGCAAGCGCCAGGCGTTGGTGGATCGCTTCGGCGACGGCGCCTTCGACTATATGGGCAACAGCCGTGACGACATCGCCGTCTTCGAGGTGGCGCGTCGCGCGATCGTGGTCGCTCCGGATTCCGCTGCCGAAAAGTGGCGCCGCAATCATGACGCCGAACGGCTGGACACCGGCAAAGTGAGCATGCTTGCACCGCTGAAATCCATCCGGGTGCATCAATGGGCAAAGAACGTGCTCATCGGCGTGCCGATGATCCTCAATCACGAGGTGCTACACTTCGACGCGATCGTCAGCGTCATCATTGCCTTCTTCGCCTTCAGCTTCCTCGCCTCGGCGGTCTATGTCATCAACGATCTTTCGGACCTTTCCAATGACCGTCGCCACGCGAAGAAGCGCCACCGGCCGCTCGCAAGCGGTCAGATGTCGGTGCCGACAGCGCTCATTTTTGCCGGCTGCCTCGTGCTCGCATCTTTGTCGCTGACGTTGTTGCTGCCATGGAAATTTGCCGGTGTGCTGGCGTTCTATGCCTGCGCAACGACTGCCTATACCTTCGTGCTGAAGCGCAAGCTGCTGGTCGACGTGTTCACGCTCGCCGGCCTCTACACCACGCGCATTGTCGCCGGTGCGGCGGCCACGGGCACGGAACTGTCCTTCTGGCTCGTCTCCTTCGCCATCTTCTTCTTCCTCAGCCTCGCGCTGGTGAAGCGCTATGTCGAGCTGCACGAGTTCGACGACAAGGATGGCGGCAACGTTCCTGGTCGTGGTTACCTGGCCGTTGATTTCGAGATGGTAGGGCAGGCTGGCGTTGCCTCCGCCTTCACTTCGGCCCTGGTCCTTGCGCTCTACGTGCACAGCAAAGAATTGCAGGAAATGTACACCACGCCCTGGGCGTTGTGGCCGCTGTGCCCGCTGGTGCTCTATATGCTCTTGCGCATCTGGATGCTGGCGCGTCGCGGCATGCTGCATGAAGATCCTGTTGTCTTCATCATGCGTGACTGGCGCAGCCAATTGACCATGCTGGTCGGTGCGCTGTTGATCCTGTTTGGAGCCATCGGGCCGCAATGA
- a CDS encoding FAD-binding oxidoreductase gives MTSQDHESWGRLDNRARPVISPDDYEDRLGNLEAQGFLPFGNGRSYGDSCHNDRGTLIESRRHGRILAFDPGTGMMTCEAGVTLREVLERAIEHRFFLPVTPGTAFVTVGGALANDVHGKNHHARGTFGNHVTGFTLLRSNGDRLTCSPGENSELYAATIGGMGLTGLILTVDLRLMKVPSPHVQQHAIRFDNLDQYFALVDRVDEEHEYSVAWIDQLATGARTGRGVLLAGDHADGACELPDIPKGLKLSVPFAPPFNLLNRATLKAFNEYYFRKEKPGETVTTVPWTSYFYPLDAIGAWNRLYGPRGLYQHQSVYPAARAPEITAQLMETARKAGHASFLTVLKRFGDIGSRGLLSFPRPGFTLTLDFANQGERTVKLLDALDRIVIEAGGAINPYKDARMSPQAFEKSFPSWKKLEALRDPALVSNFWKRTALALPE, from the coding sequence ATGACATCGCAAGACCATGAAAGCTGGGGCCGCCTCGACAATCGCGCGCGGCCAGTCATTTCGCCTGACGACTATGAAGATCGCCTTGGGAATCTGGAGGCGCAGGGCTTTCTGCCCTTCGGCAACGGCCGCAGCTACGGCGACAGTTGCCACAATGACCGGGGCACACTGATCGAAAGCCGCAGGCATGGGCGCATTCTGGCATTCGATCCCGGCACCGGCATGATGACCTGCGAAGCCGGTGTGACGTTGCGCGAGGTGCTCGAACGCGCGATCGAACATCGCTTCTTCCTGCCGGTCACCCCCGGCACCGCCTTCGTGACCGTCGGCGGCGCGCTCGCCAACGACGTGCATGGCAAGAATCATCATGCGCGCGGCACCTTCGGCAATCACGTGACGGGCTTCACGCTTCTGCGCTCGAACGGGGATCGGCTGACCTGTTCGCCGGGGGAAAACTCTGAACTCTACGCCGCGACCATCGGCGGGATGGGGCTGACGGGTTTGATCCTGACCGTGGATCTCAGGCTGATGAAGGTGCCGTCGCCGCACGTGCAACAGCACGCGATCCGTTTCGACAATCTCGATCAATACTTCGCCCTCGTCGATCGCGTTGACGAGGAGCACGAGTATTCCGTTGCCTGGATCGATCAACTCGCGACCGGAGCCCGCACGGGCAGGGGCGTGTTGCTGGCCGGCGACCACGCCGACGGCGCCTGTGAGCTTCCCGATATCCCCAAGGGACTGAAGCTTTCGGTGCCGTTTGCGCCGCCCTTCAATCTTCTGAACCGGGCAACGCTCAAGGCCTTCAACGAGTATTACTTCCGCAAGGAAAAGCCTGGTGAAACCGTGACCACGGTTCCCTGGACGTCATATTTCTATCCGCTGGACGCGATCGGCGCGTGGAACAGGCTTTACGGACCGCGCGGTCTCTATCAGCACCAGAGTGTCTATCCTGCCGCGCGCGCGCCGGAGATCACCGCGCAACTCATGGAAACGGCGCGCAAGGCCGGTCATGCGTCGTTCCTGACGGTGTTGAAGCGCTTCGGCGACATCGGCTCGCGAGGTCTTCTGTCCTTTCCACGTCCCGGTTTTACTTTGACATTGGACTTCGCCAATCAAGGTGAACGGACAGTAAAGCTCTTGGATGCGCTCGATCGCATCGTGATCGAGGCGGGCGGTGCGATCAATCCGTACAAGGATGCGCGCATGAGCCCGCAAGCCTTTGAAAAATCATTCCCTTCCTGGAAAAAGCTTGAGGCGTTGCGCGATCCGGCACTGGTTTCCAACTTCTGGAAGCGCACGGCTCTGGCTTTGCCAGAATGA
- a CDS encoding transporter has translation MKYIPFILFTVLTNAAAQLMLKQGMMTLGPISMTAETAIVRLFQIIFNPWVFAGLATFVISMASHLYVLSKVELSFAYPFLSLAYVAVAIFAYFVFREDLNAWRIAGIALICAGTVLIAQSGISSHADDKQADAAGVSTAEFGSKS, from the coding sequence ATGAAATATATTCCATTCATTCTCTTTACGGTGCTGACCAACGCTGCTGCTCAGCTGATGCTGAAGCAGGGCATGATGACGCTCGGACCGATTTCGATGACGGCCGAAACGGCGATCGTCCGACTGTTCCAGATCATCTTCAATCCTTGGGTCTTTGCCGGCCTCGCGACCTTCGTCATCTCGATGGCGTCGCATCTCTATGTGCTGTCCAAGGTCGAGCTTTCCTTTGCCTATCCGTTCCTGAGCCTCGCTTATGTCGCCGTCGCGATCTTCGCCTATTTCGTCTTTCGCGAAGACCTCAACGCCTGGCGCATCGCCGGCATCGCGCTGATCTGCGCAGGAACCGTTCTTATCGCCCAGTCGGGCATCTCATCCCATGCCGATGACAAGCAGGCTGACGCTGCAGGGGTGAGCACCGCAGAATTCGGGAGCAAGTCATGA
- a CDS encoding NAD-dependent epimerase/dehydratase family protein translates to MKHIIFGGDGFVGRHLAERLVKDGEEVVIADIVKSDLPHYGRARFVHCDVTDLEAVQKVGIGPDDMIYNMAAKMLSPLQIRSKRWEFFWPVNYYGAENIMKAMDAAGASRLVQFTTDMIYGHTVQSPQTETHPAKPLGEYGKSKWATEQLAVQWRKQGMNISIFRPRLIIGPGRLGILEKLFKLIDLNLPVPMIGSGKVPYQFISVFDCAEAARLAWKGGVPNEAYNLGSDNPPSVRELLGNLIKHAGSKSFLLPTPAFAVKQTLAFFDLINKPIMDPEQYLIADEMCVRETGKLKRELGWRAEYNDGDMLVAAYDEYRAKKMGAAVPAAVAVPAE, encoded by the coding sequence ATGAAACACATCATCTTTGGTGGCGACGGCTTTGTTGGCCGTCACCTGGCGGAACGTCTCGTCAAGGACGGCGAGGAAGTCGTGATCGCCGATATCGTCAAGTCTGACCTGCCGCACTACGGCCGCGCCCGCTTCGTCCATTGCGACGTCACTGACCTGGAGGCCGTCCAGAAGGTCGGCATCGGTCCCGATGACATGATCTACAACATGGCGGCGAAGATGCTGTCGCCGTTGCAGATCCGTTCGAAGCGCTGGGAATTCTTCTGGCCCGTCAATTATTACGGTGCCGAAAACATCATGAAGGCGATGGATGCCGCCGGTGCGTCACGTCTGGTGCAGTTCACCACCGACATGATCTACGGCCATACGGTGCAATCGCCTCAGACCGAGACCCATCCGGCCAAGCCGCTCGGTGAATACGGCAAGTCGAAATGGGCGACGGAGCAACTTGCAGTCCAATGGCGCAAGCAGGGCATGAACATTTCGATCTTCCGCCCGCGCCTGATCATCGGCCCGGGTCGTCTGGGTATTCTCGAAAAGCTGTTCAAGCTGATCGACCTGAACCTGCCGGTGCCGATGATCGGTTCGGGCAAGGTGCCGTACCAGTTCATTTCGGTTTTTGATTGCGCAGAAGCCGCGCGCCTTGCCTGGAAGGGCGGTGTGCCGAACGAGGCCTACAATCTCGGCTCCGACAATCCGCCCTCGGTGCGCGAACTGCTTGGCAATCTGATCAAGCACGCCGGCTCGAAGTCGTTCCTGCTGCCGACACCTGCCTTCGCGGTCAAGCAGACGCTGGCCTTCTTCGACCTGATCAACAAGCCGATCATGGATCCGGAACAGTATCTGATCGCCGACGAGATGTGCGTGCGTGAAACAGGCAAGCTGAAGCGCGAACTCGGCTGGCGTGCGGAATACAACGATGGCGACATGCTGGTCGCCGCCTATGACGAATATCGGGCCAAGAAGATGGGCGCCGCAGTTCCTGCAGCTGTCGCCGTGCCGGCCGAATGA
- a CDS encoding aspartate aminotransferase family protein produces the protein MSIGDITTAFKEHLNPGQLHFMKLLGFHKVKIESAEGMFYADQNGRKILDFFGGFGSLAFGHNHPRILDARQKFQDEKRHEIAIAFMSQYAAALARNIAACSPGDLDMVFLGSSGSEAMEAAVKLAERAAGPKRPKVVYAENSFHGKTKGVLAITDGQLYRADFKVADNTVRVPFADIDAVENAFKSDPEIGVIVLETIQGGGGIIQAPAEYWQKLRALCDKYGVLWVADEVQCGYGRSGRFYAFEHYGVVPDVTALAKSLGAGKAAVGAMIARREVYMKAYGTPKTAMIHAMATFGGMGEACVTAIEGINVLYDEHLIDRAADSGDYLLERLQALKEKYPKIIKDVRGKGLMVGLEFQDFSQTLPMVLRPVVSMLDDKLKGSLSGFIGALLLRDYDVLVAFTEYNRNVIRLEPPLICERAHVDQFIAALDDLLGRGIVRIVKDFVGSQIG, from the coding sequence ATGTCGATCGGCGACATCACCACGGCTTTCAAGGAGCACCTGAACCCGGGCCAGTTGCACTTCATGAAGCTTCTCGGCTTCCACAAGGTGAAGATCGAGAGCGCCGAAGGCATGTTCTACGCCGACCAGAACGGCCGCAAGATCCTCGATTTCTTCGGCGGTTTCGGCTCGCTCGCCTTTGGCCACAATCATCCGCGTATCCTCGATGCGCGCCAGAAGTTCCAGGACGAAAAGCGTCACGAAATCGCAATCGCCTTCATGTCGCAATATGCGGCGGCGCTCGCCAGGAACATCGCGGCGTGCTCGCCAGGCGACCTCGACATGGTCTTCCTCGGTTCGTCGGGTTCGGAAGCGATGGAGGCCGCCGTCAAGCTGGCCGAACGCGCGGCCGGACCGAAGCGCCCGAAGGTCGTCTATGCCGAGAATTCCTTCCACGGCAAGACCAAGGGCGTGCTCGCCATCACCGACGGCCAGCTCTATCGCGCTGACTTCAAGGTTGCCGACAACACGGTGCGCGTTCCCTTCGCCGATATCGACGCTGTGGAGAATGCCTTCAAATCCGATCCGGAAATCGGCGTCATCGTGCTCGAAACCATCCAGGGTGGCGGCGGTATCATCCAGGCGCCCGCCGAATACTGGCAGAAGCTGCGCGCGCTCTGCGACAAGTACGGCGTGCTCTGGGTCGCCGACGAGGTACAGTGCGGTTACGGTCGCTCCGGCCGCTTCTATGCCTTCGAGCACTATGGCGTCGTGCCTGACGTGACCGCCCTTGCCAAGTCGCTCGGCGCCGGCAAGGCAGCCGTCGGCGCGATGATCGCGCGCCGCGAGGTCTACATGAAGGCCTATGGCACGCCGAAGACGGCGATGATCCACGCCATGGCGACGTTCGGAGGCATGGGTGAGGCTTGCGTGACGGCGATCGAGGGCATCAACGTGCTCTACGACGAGCATCTGATCGACCGTGCCGCCGACAGTGGCGACTACCTGCTTGAGCGCCTCCAGGCGCTGAAGGAAAAGTATCCGAAGATCATCAAGGACGTGCGCGGCAAGGGGCTGATGGTCGGCCTGGAGTTCCAGGACTTCAGCCAGACTCTGCCCATGGTGCTACGCCCTGTCGTCTCGATGCTCGACGACAAGCTCAAGGGTTCGCTCTCCGGCTTCATCGGCGCGCTGCTCCTGCGTGACTACGACGTGCTTGTCGCCTTCACCGAGTACAATCGCAACGTCATCCGCCTCGAGCCGCCGCTGATCTGCGAGCGCGCCCATGTCGACCAGTTCATCGCTGCGCTTGATGATCTGCTCGGCCGCGGCATCGTACGGATCGTCAAGGACTTCGTCGGCAGCCAGATCGGCTAA
- a CDS encoding YceI family protein codes for MAALSVSPSLAVGAAPDLADAAGNYGITPASRIHFTVAQAGGGGGIVGDFGKFSGSFRIDRNDVGHSTVEFTLYPESVKTGEKRIEDFLKSSAVFDTANFSTVTFRSTTVKQTGPDTAAVEGTLTARGTSRKERFSVTLLDWNRGSIAFNIRGNIHRSPYGMDVGTPIYSNVVEFDMNIKGQKR; via the coding sequence ATGGCGGCCCTGTCCGTCAGCCCATCGCTCGCTGTCGGCGCCGCGCCGGACCTTGCCGATGCGGCCGGAAACTACGGCATCACGCCCGCCTCCCGTATCCATTTTACGGTGGCACAAGCGGGCGGTGGCGGAGGAATCGTCGGCGACTTCGGCAAGTTTTCCGGCAGTTTCCGCATTGACCGAAATGATGTCGGCCACTCGACGGTCGAGTTCACGCTCTATCCGGAGAGCGTGAAGACGGGAGAGAAGCGGATCGAGGATTTCCTGAAGTCGAGTGCCGTCTTCGACACCGCGAACTTCAGCACCGTCACTTTCCGTTCAACGACCGTGAAGCAGACGGGCCCGGATACGGCAGCAGTCGAGGGAACCTTGACTGCGCGTGGTACCTCGCGAAAGGAACGCTTTTCCGTGACGCTGCTTGACTGGAACCGTGGCTCGATCGCCTTCAACATCCGCGGCAACATCCACCGTTCGCCTTACGGTATGGATGTCGGAACGCCGATCTACTCCAACGTCGTCGAGTTCGACATGAACATCAAAGGGCAGAAGCGCTGA
- a CDS encoding cytochrome b: MLRNDKAGFGWVTIILHWTIAAIILALLALGFIMRRVQIDPALQFSLYQWHKSLGFTALGLAAVRALWHLVERRPQPPDGLSALEQRAGSVTHIVLMGLALAVPLAGWAVASTSTLNIPSFYFNWVVIPHLPMAKSAPAEDFWTLVHMALAYLLLSFVTLHVLAALYHHFARRDDVLVRMLPAGSRRHKRSQTAGVDPVIAGRKKP, encoded by the coding sequence ATGTTGCGCAACGACAAGGCTGGGTTCGGCTGGGTCACCATCATCCTTCATTGGACGATTGCAGCGATCATCCTTGCCTTGCTTGCCCTCGGCTTCATCATGCGCCGCGTTCAGATCGACCCCGCGCTGCAGTTTTCGCTGTACCAATGGCACAAGTCGCTGGGTTTCACCGCGCTTGGCCTGGCTGCAGTCCGCGCCCTCTGGCACCTTGTCGAGCGTCGCCCGCAACCGCCCGACGGCCTCAGCGCGCTCGAACAACGCGCAGGCAGCGTCACCCACATCGTACTCATGGGGCTTGCTCTTGCAGTCCCGCTCGCCGGTTGGGCCGTCGCATCCACCTCGACGCTGAACATCCCAAGCTTCTATTTCAACTGGGTCGTCATTCCGCATCTGCCGATGGCGAAATCGGCACCGGCCGAGGACTTCTGGACGCTCGTCCATATGGCGCTCGCCTATCTGCTCCTCAGCTTTGTCACGCTTCACGTACTGGCCGCCCTCTATCACCACTTTGCACGACGGGACGACGTCCTCGTCCGCATGCTGCCAGCCGGATCACGCCGCCACAAACGCTCCCAAACCGCGGGCGTGGATCCGGTCATCGCTGGAAGGAAGAAACCATGA
- a CDS encoding GNAT family N-acetyltransferase: MGETVLPSDAEITLRRISALTVCDVCELSETLSDEQRNMVADNGTSIAEAHFSENAWFRAVYAEETLVGFIMLHEGSDWDDGIDCPGVYLWRFMIARPFQGKGFGKQAIALVVRDLKARGLRELYTSYGQGPASPEGFYRGLGFEPTGEHYDDELEAVLKF, from the coding sequence ATGGGTGAAACCGTATTGCCGTCTGATGCCGAAATTACCCTCCGGCGCATTTCAGCCCTGACCGTCTGCGACGTCTGCGAGCTTAGCGAGACGCTATCCGACGAACAGCGCAATATGGTGGCGGACAACGGCACCTCGATTGCCGAGGCGCATTTTTCCGAGAATGCCTGGTTCCGCGCCGTTTATGCCGAGGAGACGCTGGTCGGCTTCATCATGCTGCATGAAGGATCCGACTGGGACGACGGCATCGATTGCCCCGGCGTCTATCTCTGGCGCTTCATGATTGCCCGCCCGTTCCAGGGCAAGGGCTTTGGCAAGCAGGCGATCGCCCTCGTCGTTCGCGACCTGAAGGCGCGCGGCCTTCGCGAACTCTACACGAGTTACGGACAGGGCCCCGCCAGTCCCGAAGGATTTTATCGTGGTCTCGGCTTTGAGCCGACCGGCGAGCATTATGATGACGAACTTGAAGCCGTGCTGAAGTTTTAG